The Kroppenstedtia pulmonis genome has a segment encoding these proteins:
- a CDS encoding YwqG family protein produces MTQSSQLEKKIRHVLKENDLIGLEEEIINTLVPCIRIKPQEEEELTIGTSKFGGYPDLPPGMDFPRLHGEPLSFIGQYNLEEIKQTGFPSPLPDRGMLYFFCSLPPSETKGQVLYASDSPDNLYPVPFPDDLPRENCFPEHKMKFLLDQTLPNVDAGEEMDEVFYDLMDQLYELENQQSGFHQIFGLPFEIDRNVFQQCEVESGKKGDQWNLLLQIDSDEQLEMAWGDLGILYFCISEKDLKEVNFPETQMVMQSYG; encoded by the coding sequence TTGACACAATCAAGTCAGCTGGAGAAGAAAATTCGACATGTACTAAAAGAAAACGACCTGATTGGCTTGGAAGAAGAGATTATAAACACATTGGTTCCCTGTATTCGCATCAAACCTCAAGAAGAAGAAGAATTGACCATAGGAACATCCAAATTTGGCGGGTATCCGGATCTGCCTCCCGGTATGGACTTTCCACGGCTTCACGGAGAACCCCTCAGTTTTATCGGACAGTACAACCTGGAAGAAATTAAACAAACAGGATTTCCATCCCCGTTGCCGGATCGGGGAATGTTATATTTTTTCTGTTCCTTGCCCCCAAGTGAGACGAAAGGACAGGTGCTTTATGCATCTGACTCCCCGGACAATCTGTATCCTGTTCCCTTTCCTGATGACTTGCCCAGGGAAAACTGTTTTCCGGAACATAAAATGAAGTTCCTTTTGGATCAAACATTACCCAATGTCGATGCGGGGGAAGAGATGGATGAGGTGTTTTATGATTTAATGGATCAGCTGTATGAATTGGAAAACCAACAGTCCGGCTTCCATCAAATCTTCGGACTGCCCTTTGAAATTGACCGGAATGTATTTCAACAGTGCGAAGTGGAATCCGGAAAAAAAGGAGATCAGTGGAACCTCCTGCTTCAAATCGACAGCGACGAACAATTGGAAATGGCATGGGGAGATCTGGGTATCCTTTATTTCTGTATCTCCGAGAAGGACTTGAAGGAGGTAAATTTCCCGGAAACGCAGATGGTTATGCAGAGCTATGGATGA